The following DNA comes from Brassica oleracea var. oleracea cultivar TO1000 chromosome C5, BOL, whole genome shotgun sequence.
TAAGTTTAACGGGGACTATCGTCTGTACAAGTTCAAGGCTTGTCTTTCACGTCACGGTGCATGTGTCTGATCGTCGGTTGTTGCAGCAGAGGCTGACGCATTTTTCCCTTTTCAATAGCTTGGCTCAAATAGAATTGACGCAATCATGAAGAAGAGGTTAATATGTTGCTAAGAAGAGGATGGAATGAGACCCGGGAGTAGACAAAAAGAAGAGCTCACCAACTTTTATCCCGTTGAAGATTTGATGGATTGTCTTGCTCCTGCTCTTTGCAAAATAGTCTTATGTCATTAGGACTTGAACATAGCCAATGTTCGCTTTCAGTTAACCACTCTCTTCTCTTCCGTTTGTCCAAATCCCATTTCTGAACATTCAAATGTATCCGTCACTAAAATCCCAAAGTTCAAATCTTCTGAACTTTAAAATTGAAAAAAACAAAAAAACAATATGGGGGCCATTATATAAAATAAACGATTCTCGAGGGGCTTCAAATAGTTTTCGAAAAATATTGAAGAACAGAGTCCGCACCATTCATAAAAACCTTTGATTTTTACTCTCTCCTCTCAATCAATCGGACAAAAATCAAATTCCCGACAGAGATTGGTTTAAAAAAAAGCCTTCACCTTTGACATATCTCGTCTCAACTTCTGTCCTTCCCCTGCGCTTACTTGTCCTTGCTCTGGTAGGGCGATTGCTCAATCTCTGATTCCTCTCCGTCAAAGTTTCAGTCTTTCCTCGTATCTCAGCACATAAAGATGATCCCTTTCAGAAGCATCGATGATGGGTTGAGAATCTTCTAATTGCTTTAGGTCTCTCTCCTTTCGATGGCAGCGAATGGTCTCCCTACATTGGGTCGCGTCAAGCTCTGTGATTTACTTCCCACCGAAGGCTTACCTTCCGATTCCTACAAGCTAGCCGTCTCAACACTATCTCAATCCTTAGCACAATACTCCGCCGCAATCATCCAGTTCCCCTCCGCCGACGCAGCCCTCCTCAGATCCGGCCTCGACTCCGCAAGACTCTATTTCCACCAACGTGACTCGTACCCCTCCACAAACGACTCGAGAGAATGGTGCAAAACCTCTGGATACTACTCAGACCCTCACTCATGGCAAGAGAGCTACGAGTACAGACCTGGCTTGACCTTCACCGAGGCGGCTGCTGCCTCCATGGAGTTCCCTCCTTCTGGTTTGCCTGACATCTTTGGTTTGTTAGGGAAAGCTTCTCGTTTGGTTCTTGACGCGATTGGTTTCTATCTGAATCTGAGAAGCTCTCCTTTTACCGAGATTCTTGATAATGTCCCCTTGAGGAGTAACGAGGTTTCTTCCTCCGTGTTGTCTGTTTGCTGCTACGCGAGGCCTTCGTTTCATCATCATCATAACTTGGCTGAAGACGAGCAGCTTCTCTTGTACTCAGATCACGACCACCAGCTCGACAAGAGTCTGATCTCCTTTGTGAAGTCGGATAAGGCCGGGCTGCACGTTAGGGACATGCACGGGCAGTGGATTCTGGTGGATGTGGATCTTGGGCCTCAAGAGGCTGTTGTCTACCCGGGGCTGGCTCTTTACCAGGCGACGGCTGGCTATGTGAGTCCTGCGGTGTATAGAACTGATTTTAACAGTATGCAAGGGAGTATAGAAGGGAGATTCTCCTTGGCTTTTAAACTCATGCCTAAGTCGATGACTAATCTGAGCTGCTCGGAGATGAGAGCGGCGGGACATGGTGTTGATGCTCAGTTTCTGATTCCGGTTTCGGTTGATGACTTTATGCAGAGGCCTCACTCGAATGATGAGCTCTTTAACAGACAGACTTTGCAGAGCTTCACTGTCCCTCAGTCACAGGATGGTATAACAGTTTACTCTTTTCAATCTTAACGCTTTGTTTTTACTAGGCATGCGGGTTCGGGGTAGTTCAGTTCGATCAAAATCTCACCGAATTGAACCGGAAAAAGTTTTGTTGTTTTTGAAAAACGGAACTAATCGATTACCGAACCGAAAACCGAAGTTTTTTTATAAACCTGCTGAATTGAACCGAACTAAGCAAAATTTCGGTTTGGTTCGGTTATAAACCGCAGGCCTAGTTTCCATAGCAGATAGAAGAAGGTTGTTTAATTTACACATTAACAAGAAGTTTTGAATGACAGAAGGTTCTTCATTTGATGGATGGTATAGGATCTATGAAACAGATGAAAAAGAGGAAGAAGAGCGACTCAAGATTAAAACCTCTCCCACCATCGAAGCGGCTGAGGTTAGAAGCGCAGAGAGTTCTCAAGGAACGAGTTCAGGAGATTGCAGATAAGAAAGGAATCAAGCTCAGATTCTGCAACCCCAAGGACTGCGAGAGTAACCACAATACAATGAACAGCCCTTGCGCGCATATTAAAATGGAGATAGGCTGGCCTCAGGGAGTTCCATTTGTTCATCCTCACGACCTCCCAAACAAAGCTAAAATCGGGTTCCTTGAGACGTATGAGCCAGGATGGTCTGAAACACATTATATGGAGCTTAGTCTCTCAGAAGCCGCTCAAGGAAACCAACACGTGACTTAACTGTAAGTTATTCTTTTATCCAACAACTCATTTCTCTCTCACTGTTACTTGAGGTTATACCAGTTCAATGATTTTTTATTACAGGAGATGAGAGAGTTCCAGTCTTGGTCTCTTGTTTGCCTGGACTGTTCCGGTTATACAAGTCAGGGTCAGTGATTGCACATTGCTATGTATGAGCTATGGAAACATCAGAGACGAGATAAAGCTGTGTGAATGGCTCTTATTATTTTGACTCATTGTACATTTCATCTCTGTATGATATATATCAGTATAGCATGTTCTGTGTTATTCTCCTTCTGTGCACACAAAAACATCATATGGTTTAAATAAGATTTGAATTCTTTCATTTGAACATCAACTAAAAATATTCTATCTAATTGACTGTTGAAGTGAAATTACACAGCTGAAGTACATAACACCATGAAGAGCAGCCAGCCTTAATGAAAGATGGTCTCACTCTAATCTATAAAGAAACTACAAAAACATGTTCCAGATCCCCTGAGTGTTGTTGAAACCATCTAAAGTCCATCAACCCCTTAAGCCGAGAGCTGTGTAAAAGCATTCAGAACAATGCCACTGATCAACAGACTTCTTACAAACTATTTGCCTTTTTCTTTTTTTTTTTGTTTCTGGAGCAGATAGTATCATCATCATCAGCTTCGAGGTGGTGGCTCATCTTGAAACGGAAGTGGAACTGACATAGCATTCCCGTAGAAATCTTCCAAGTTATAGAAGGTTCTTTGCGGAGGTAAGAAAATATGGATCACCACATCACCTGAAAAGCATACAATCAAACAAACATAAACTGTCATCTTTCTTATTCCAAACCCAAAGCAAGAAAGAAACTCACCAAAGTCCAACAACGTCCATGCATTTGGCTTCACATCTCCATTAGCAACTCTCCCATACTTCTTCTCAGCCAGGTCTCTCATCCTAGAACTGCATCATAATGAGAGAGTCTGTTTAGGAGATGGTTTTGCAAGTGAAATAGAGAAAGTCTTCATAGATCTCTCTACCCGATTGCATCGATTTGAGGGCGGGAAAATGCAGTGGTTAAGATGAAAAAACGAGTCCAGTAGACGAGAGGCTTCACAAAGAGAACCTTAATGTCTCCAGCTTTCACTTCACTAGCAACTTTAGCCATTTCAACAGCAACTGCAAAGAGTGGATAACCATCACCATATATTAATATTCAGATTCTCCATTAGCCAATAAGTAGAAACATAGTCTTTAGGCTTTCTTACATGCTAAACTTTCAGCGTCGTCATCAACCTCAGCTGCTGGAGACTTTAGATCGTCGCTCTTGTAAACAACTTTCCCGTATTTGTTGAACAGTTCGTCGAACATCTCGTCACTATCTTCACTTACATCCTACACAATGCAGTTTTATCATCAACATCAAACTCAGAAATCAATTGGGTGACTTGTAGCAATTCTCAAGATGTTAAAAAGGTTGAAACTTCGAAACAAGAAGAGGAAAAGTTGTAAACTTTAATTGAGTTTCATGTAAACTAAACAAAACATGAAAACCTAATCTTCCTTACAAGAAACACAAGTAGGAAGGAAACTTGCGAGAACAGAGAAGCGGTTTGGAGTTTGAAACGTACCGAGAGGAAGCCATCTTCAGCTTCCTTTCCCACGGCGAAGCTCTTCGAGTTACTGAGAGTTGTCTGAACTCTGCCTCCTCTAGAGAGTCGCAAAGGGAAATTATATGGTGCAGAGAGATCTCCATTGTTGAGGCATAACAGTGATGAAGAAGAAAGCTTTCTAGGTATTTGAGAGGACCAACATGTTAATCGAGAACCCCCGGTAAGCGGAGCTCCGGCGACGGTGGAAGATGCCATTGTCTCGCTGGTAAGCAGACAGTTTCGAATACACACTGGTCGCCCCGTTTAGAACAGAAGCGGATAAGATATTTGTCCTTTAACCCTATCCTGCTTCTTCTTCTTTTTCCCTGTTTTAACCTTTTTTACCAGACTGTAATTTTTTTAAAAGTCGATTGCATTTGTAATCTTACACAAATATATGGTAAAAAAGGTGAATGTAATAATTTCTGTGGAATTTTTCTACGAAGATTCAAATCAAACTTGAATAAAAAAATGGTCTTTTATCGTAAAAAAATAATTAGAAGCTTCAAATCCTAAAATAGAAATGGAAATTAAAAAATAATATGTATTTTTAAACAGTAATGTTAATGTCAACCTTTCTCAAAAAAATGAATGTTTGTAAAGTTGTGTTCTATAAATGACTTATTTGTCAAATAACCAAAAAAATTGAAAATCAGATTTTGGAAGAGAAAGTAAGAGAAGGGAGAGTTTTAGTTAGTTAATGTATTTATTTTCTTTTGTTGTATATAGAGTACAATTTCTCTTCTATAAACAAGCCCATGATACACCAAAAAAAAAGGGCATGTTGAGGATGGGCTTGTTTATAGTATAAAGTGAAATTAGGCCTTAGTTCAAACAAGGTCAACTTCAGTTGTGAAGTCTATAAAATTGCCTGTTGAGGTTTTATCTCGATAAATACAGAGATCGTGTATTGGGCTTATTTTGGAGTTTAAAGTCTAACTGGGTTTTAATTCCAACGAACCCAACTTTTAAATTCCATAAGCCGACTGTTCTCCATCATGAGAAATTCTTGGGTCATCCCTTGGATTCACCGACCAATAATATTTGATTCTGTAGCTATCAACTCAGATCTGCGACTTTCACAGTGACTTACTTCAAGTAGATGTTATGTTTCTACGACGAAGCTTTGTTGAAGAGGTAATTAAGTTCGAAAGTCGTTGAATTATGATCAGAAACTGGATAAAAATTCTGATCGGTTTAGCGTAAACCAGCCTCTTAGAGAAATCGATAGATCTGTCAACAAAACAATTCAAAAGCCAAAACGTTAAACCATAATTCAGTAGAATTATAGTTCAAAACCAATCGAATTTCGCATAATTCAAGTCAACTCGTGAGCATGGAGATCCGAAAACACGAGTCCAAGTCAAATCTAAATAAAACGACAACGGATTCGATTTTAGCTAAGGTAGAAAGAGAGTACCTTGTCAAGGATGATACAACGACAATTGTGAGACAGAGCAACCGATATATATAACTCTTCGATCTGATCGGAATAAAAAAAGACCGATCAGCCAGAGAGTTCTCTCTCTCTCTTTCTCTCTCTGTGGTTTGAGAGGTAATGAGAAGGCGGAAATGTTTTATACAGTCATTATAACGCTTCCCGTTATAACAGCAATATAAACGACGTTAGGTCTGACGGAGTCACGTGGTGGATTGATGGATGGATCTCTAGTTTAGTTGCTTTCTAGTGTAAGGTAACAGCGAGGTTTATCCGTTTAGCGGCGCTAAAGGTAACTAAAATAATACACACACGCACAAAAATTATTATTTAATTTGTTCTATTGTTTTTAATCCATGTATGCTTTTGTTTTTATCGTGTTCGACAAAATTATTTGATATTTTATTTTTTTTTTTTGAAAAGACTTTCATTAATTTAAACGCAGAAAAATAGAAAAAGGTTCAGAAGCCCATATGATCTTCAGTTACAAAACAAGACCCAGTTAATAAAAACAAAATATTGCCCATAGTTAAGAAACCCATTGCAGTTTAGCCCAAAACGGATTTGGAAACGTTTGATGAGAAATAACGAGACGGAGAATGGAGCAATCAAGCGGAGACGATGGTAGGATCACAAGCAAGAAACCATAATTGGAGGAGCTGTGAACAAGTTGTTGGGTTGACTTCCCGGAGACTGTTGATGCGGTCTTTAATTTGACAATCAACAAGACGGAGCAACACGTCAGGAGATCGGAAAGTGTGTCGATGAAGTCTAGAATTTCTTTCAGCCCAAACCCAGTAGATGATCGCTTGCCAGGCTAGCAGGAGAAGACGACGCCGGAATCTGTTACCAGAGAGTGTGTGCATCTGACTTAGTGAGCGATCCCATGTCCTCAAAGGATTCAAAGTGAATCTTGTGGCCATAGTTGACCATAGTTCCCACGAGTAAGGGCAATCAAAATAGAGGTGATCTCGACTCTCTGGATGAAGACCACAGAGAAGACAGTTAGTATCAGTTTGCAAACCCCAGGACTGGAGACGATTGCGAGTTGGGCAGCGGTTCAGAACCACCAGCCACACCATAAAACAATGCTTAGGAATGCCTCCTTTAATCCACACTGCTTTAGTCCAAGGTATATGAGTATAGTCTCCTCTCAGTTTTTGATAAACTAGCCCAGTAGTGTATTTTGCGCTAACTATTCTATCAATTTCCCAAACGTAGAAGTCATCAGCAGTAGATATTGTCAGGCCAGAGAGGAAAGCAAGAATGCTTACTTGATTTTCAGACCTTGCCGGTGGCAGAAGCCAGTGACCATTGTCATACAAGCTTGCGATGGTTGCATCTTGTCTTATACCAAGCCTAGTTCTTCTACCTCCTGTCATGAGTTCACAAATCTTTCCTTCCGGGTACCAGTTATCTGTCCAGAATCTGCAGTCTCTGCCACTCTCAATCTTAAGTTTAATCCAGGTAAACATTACATCTCTCATTTTGATTAACTTATTAGTTAGCCAAGAGTACTTTCTATTAGGCTTAACTGTCCAGAAGTTGCTCAGATTCCCTGACAGGATTTCCGTCTTGAACCACGCCACCCAAACTGAACCCGATTGAAAGAACAACAGCCAAATAAGCTTCAACGTGCAAGCTCTGTTCCAGGTATACAAATCCTACCTTGGAAGTGTGATAAATGGGATCAATGATATATAAGACTTGGAAATGGGATGGACTACTAGGGTTCCCAAATTGGCATAGATCATTAATCATCATATACCCATAAAAAAATGTCGCATTCTTTGATGCGTACATAACGAAAAATGCCAAAAAAACTTCAATGTCACAGTCTCACGTAGGTCATATATCCCACGGAATCAAGTCGATATAATTTATGAGCTACTTGGCTAGACAGACACACACATGTCTCTGCCTGTATATGTCAATATATAAATCTATGTATTTTATATGGAGCAAACAAGTTTGGTTTGGGAAGTGTGATAAATTGGACAAGTTCATGTAATTATAGAGGAAAAGAAGAAGAGAGGGACACATCCAAATAATACAAACGCGCATCTACCTTCCTGTCAACATTTTTATTATTATTTTGGTTGTACCAATTATATAATTTATGTGCATTACATTTCTGACAGTGTAGTTTCGTTATATCACATCTACTCATACTACAAAACAATTAGATTTTTCAAAGATGTTTGACATGAATGCATGGAGAAATTTGGTCAATGGAATTGGATGGAGAAGAAGAAAAGCCATTCATTTTTCTGCCGACCTCTTTTTTCTCTCTACACATTTTCATGCACTCTCATAAAGTCGACAGTGAATTTACGTCTCCTCCTCTCACATTTTCTAGATTGATTTTGAATTTATTTATGCCTTTAAAAAATATATATATATATATGTATCCATGTTATATTCATTTGGAAAAGAGAGACCTATTAATTTCACTCGTTTCTGGATTTTTTTATGTGTAGTGGGTTGGACGGTGAGGTGATGATTCCCCTATCTTTACCCAAATGTTTTTTTTTTATTTCATCAACTAGTTAATCAATCTTGGCACAGCTAATTAGCAGGTTGATTAAATAATTTAAATATGACATGTTTAGTCAAATTTGAGCTATAGACATGGGACAAAACGTTTTATAATCTAACATGGGAAACTGAGAATCAGCAGTTGTGGCATCTGATTCCAAAATCAAACGTTAACGTGCGGATGGGTCATAAGGATTAGGTGAAAGAGTGAGTGATGATAATTGAGGGATTTCTTTTATTATGATTATATGTGAGGCCTCGATAATTACGGCCCCGTCTCGATCTACAAATTGCCTTGGATCCACGTAACGTGTGTTAAAGACTTGAAAACTCGTTGATATCTTCTACTCAATTATCACTTTATCAGGTAGATTGGGTAGGTCCACATGGGTGCATGAAATCGAGTGTAACGCTCAAAATCAAATCGTGGAATATATAATTGTTGCAAGGAGTGGAAATGAAGGTTCTAGGTGTGTTTCCTATGGAAGTAAGATGTTGGTATTGGGATCTATTCACCTATATATCCACCTTCTTTCCTGAGGTAGCGGTAGCTACAATAACGCAAGTAACCTATTGACTCTGAAAAGATATAAGAGACACTGTTTTCTTGAATTCGTTGAGATCCACATTTCTACCGAAAACAAGGTTGAGAATACTATTCTCGCTTAACAAAAGCTATTCATAAAATATCAATATCATTAATCTAAATACAAACTTAAACATAGACGGCTATATCTAAAAAAAATCATAGAAATCCTAAAACAATAAAAGTAAATTATCTTATTAATAAATAAACTAGATAATAATATTGAGAATATTTTCACCAAACCCCCCACCCCCATTAAATAACTTAATAATCGCTATTAGTTCTTATAACAATTTTATTTTTTAACAAAAACGATATCAAATATATTAATTGGTGGTTGTCAAGTTATATGGGTTTGTTTGTAGAGGAGGTTTGAACGGGTCTTTCATTCTAACTAACATGCACATATTTCATATTTGCAAACTAATTTGAGGTTACCGCCACAAAACAACGATGGATTAAACTACATTTGCAGAAGTATACTTGATAGCGGAAACCTATAATCTTGAGAAATGAATCCGTTTTTCATACTGTTAAAATAAAATAAAAGACAAGTGAAATTATTTTTCTTGATGGGGGTCGTAGAAAAAGTGGAAACACATAATTGAAGTTTATGGACTATAATGATACTTTGCTCCACTTTTTGGTAGTGCATGTGATGCCATCTCGAGCCGTATCCAATTCCTTGCTCAACAAACTTTTCCGATGCATTGCTTTCACATATTTTGTGTTTATCGATATCTATAAGCATGAAATATATATGGGATGTGCATATTCTTCTTTTATATGTTTATATACATGTTACTTACACAACTAGACATATGTTTATACCTCTGTGTATGACATATATGACGAGGTCTATCATATATGGTAGAGTACCTTACGAACGCGACAAAATATATTATGCATGTAATGTAGGGATGATGAAAGCGATATTCCCTCAAAAAGGAATAATAAAGTTTGTAACGTATAGAAAATTAGATGTGGGTTTATGTGTGTGTGACATTGAGATTCTCATTATAGTTAGTGGTTGAGATGATGCGTGGAAACTAATTGATCAACGACTTCTTAAACTCAACTAAAGAAAATAAAAGGGAAGGAAGTACTTTTATCATGTTTTTGCCCTGAAAAGCAGGGAAGCCAGAACCACTGACCTACATTTATATTCTTATTTTTACGTTTATTTTCTTGCGAACATGAATTACAACTTTTTTTTTTTTTTTTTTTTTTTAATTCCAATTTTTTTTTTTTTTTTTTTTTTTTTTTTTGAAACATACCATTCAACATTTATTTAATGATTTTTTCACTACAAACCCCATGGTAAAGTAATTGAATCATGGTAAACCTCAGATATGGGCAGAAGTACATTTGTAGAAATTATGGTTACTCTAGAAAGTGTGTGTGCATTATTTTTTTCATAGAAAGAAAATAAAACTTAAACCAATGTAATTTCGTTCCTCTCAATAATAAACAATGTAGGGTTTTAAAACGAAAAAAGGAACTTTATTAAACTGAAAAACTGAGATGATGAGCATATTGTTACCATGTACTTTACAAACTAAAATAGTCCCAACGTAAGACTCATTCAAATTATCTTCTTATATTATCTAAAGGATATGCAACTTTTATAGTTTAGTCCTATTCGAATATCTCTTTAACAAGCAATATATTTTGAAACGAGCATCTACTTTTGTTATTAGGCAACCTGTAACTTTTTCTATTTTTTAAATATTGTGTTGTCAGCCATAAAAAAATGAAAAAATAGTTGTACGATCATACGATGTCAGGTCGACCCAAATGCCTGATACGATAAATAAATTGATAATATAATGCTAGAGATATTTGAACAAAAAATAATGGTAGAGATAATGTTCTGAAAAGCAGATGATGCAGCAGGCATGCCAATCTTAGTGCGTTTGCTTGCTAGCCTCGTGATTCTATGCCTCTCTTCATGCTCTAGCATTCCCAAGATAACTTAGTTTATCAGCTGGTGGCTTAAATTATAGAAATGATAGTGCCATAGTGTGTGTAAACAAATATAGTTTAATCATAAACTGTAATAGTCCAACTCGACATTAGTTTACTTCTATAGTGATTACATCTGGTCACCAAAAAAGGTGTCCACCCGCACTAAAAAAAAAAAAAACTGTAGATTCGTATATATGAAAAAACTATGGAAAAGATGAACTCCTTGTAAAGTTATTAAATTCATATGGAAAGTACACCTTGTGAGCATCTATTCCAGATTGTCTATTTGATTGAACACAATGATTTATCCCATAGTTTTTCTTGGAATTTTTGCATAGGTTGATTTCATATAACAAACTAAACACAAAATGCTAATAAGAAAAAAAAATTACGACTGAATAATAAAAGGTATGCTGGTCTAATTAAACAACTAAACCATATGAAAACGATATATATTGTTAGTAAAAATCATATAAGCGTTGACATGCGATGAAAGCTTTGCTATTATAACAAAATGTATACTATATGTTTTAAAAAAAAATGCATACTATACTATACTATTACGTAAAAGTATTTTGTTTTTGTTGGTCAAAACGTATTGGAGTATCAATGTATCATTTTAACTAATCAATTATGTTTAGACGACGAAGTCGTATGTTGGTAGAAAAAATGAAGTCAAATAACTTAAACCAAATATTTATTGAGAGATATACCCATTTCATTCTCTACCTAGAGTAGGTGCAATACAACGCAGACAACATCTCATTGATGCAAAGACATTCATAAAACAATTCTGGACAAAAAAGATGTTGACAAAAGAAGTTTTGAACTTAAATAAAAACGTCAGCAAAGAAAACAAATTATTAGGGATGGTGAGTATACGCCAAACTCATAATAAGAGATTAAGAGATTAATGAGTTTTTCAATTAATGTGGCAGTCACACTAGCCGTAATATCGAAGAGAGGTTTGGGACACCAGGCGCGACTTTAGGTTAACAGACGTGGCAACCAGAACCATGAAAGTAACATACAAAACATAATTAAGTAATTTAAAGAAAAAACAAAATCATAAACAGAGGTAAAGAAGCAGCGGTGGATACACCGCACCTTTCTCAACGGCTGCACTATATTTTCTTATTTTCATTCTTTTTTGTTTTTATTTTTTTCCATCTATAATATATTAAAAAAGCAGAAGCCCAAAGAAACTATACAAGAGGGCCCAAACCATATAAGCCCAAAAGCAAACGAGCCAAACAAAAGACAAAACCCTAAAACATGGCCTCCGGTCCAAACTACCAAATCGGATAACCCGACGAAAACATGTCTTAAGACACGCGTGTTGTTTTAACCGAAAGAGGAGAACACGTGTCATCATCTCAACAACAAGGAAAGACACGCGTCGCCCGAACAGCAGACCGTCACCGATCGTGATCTAAACCGCGAGGTTACCACCGGCGAAGACAAAAAGTGACCACAAAATTCCCCGGAACACGCAGGAATCACCACAACACCAGAATCAACCGGGACCATAACCAGGACCACCAAAACCACTTACAACGACTGTATTGGATGATAAATGGATTCAGTTTCTTCAATCGTACACGTTGGAGAGAATCAATCGAAAGAATCGAGATCTCATCCAAGCTCAGGCCCCCATCTCCATAACGAACCCTTCACACACCTCGAGCACTCCCGAGGAAACCAAACGAACCACCCAATCTTAGCACTCCCGGTGATCACCGTCGAAGACGATCGCAACGCCATCAAAGTTTCTTCACCAGATACAAACGCTGGATAGTTCCGCCGAAGGAAGCGCGAACCACCAGAAGCAAAGCCGGCTACACGCCGTCGAGAAGACTGCCGTGTACCAGAATCGGTAATCGTAACACGTTGAGGGAACCACCGTGACTCTCATTTCTCAAAAAATCCCCGAGAGAGAAGAGAGAGAAAGTCCACCATCCCCTTAATTGTTGATAGCTCATTCTTTTTTGTTTAAATCAAAGTTTTCTGGTTACACTAAAATTAATATAAATAAAGAACAATGCCAAGC
Coding sequences within:
- the LOC106295261 gene encoding uncharacterized protein LOC106295261 isoform X2, whose product is MAANGLPTLGRVKLCDLLPTEGLPSDSYKLAVSTLSQSLAQYSAAIIQFPSADAALLRSGLDSARLYFHQRDSYPSTNDSREWCKTSGYYSDPHSWQESYEYRPGLTFTEAAAASMEFPPSGLPDIFGLLGKASRLVLDAIGFYLNLRSSPFTEILDNVPLRSNEVSSSVLSVCCYARPSFHHHHNLAEDEQLLLYSDHDHQLDKSLISFVKSDKAGLHVRDMHGQWILVDVDLGPQEAVVYPGLALYQATAGYVSPAVYRTDFNSMQGSIEGRFSLAFKLMPKSMTNLSCSEMRAAGHGVDAQFLIPVSVDDFMQRPHSNDELFNRQTLQSFTVPQSQDEGSSFDGWYRIYETDEKEEEERLKIKTSPTIEAAEVRSAESSQGTSSGDCR
- the LOC106293726 gene encoding uncharacterized protein LOC106293726 isoform X2 — encoded protein: MPPLIHTALVQEVISSRYCQAREESKNAYLIFRPCRWQKPVTIVIQACDGCILSYTKPSSSTSCHEFTNLSFRVPVICPESAVSATLNLKFNPEVAQIP
- the LOC106293726 gene encoding uncharacterized protein LOC106293726 isoform X1; this encodes MPPLIHTALVQEVISSRYCQAREESKNAYLIFRPCRWQKPVTIVIQACDGCILSYTKPSSSTSCHEFTNLSFRVPVICPESAVSATLNLKFNPDSLTGFPS
- the LOC106295262 gene encoding protein Iojap, chloroplastic-like translates to MASSTVAGAPLTGGSRLTCWSSQIPRKLSSSSLLCLNNGDLSAPYNFPLRLSRGGRVQTTLSNSKSFAVGKEAEDGFLSDVSEDSDEMFDELFNKYGKVVYKSDDLKSPAAEVDDDAESLAFAVEMAKVASEVKAGDIKVLFVKPLVYWTRFFILTTAFSRPQIDAIGSRMRDLAEKKYGRVANGDVKPNAWTLLDFGDVVIHIFLPPQRTFYNLEDFYGNAMSVPLPFQDEPPPRS
- the LOC106295261 gene encoding uncharacterized protein LOC106295261 isoform X1; the encoded protein is MAANGLPTLGRVKLCDLLPTEGLPSDSYKLAVSTLSQSLAQYSAAIIQFPSADAALLRSGLDSARLYFHQRDSYPSTNDSREWCKTSGYYSDPHSWQESYEYRPGLTFTEAAAASMEFPPSGLPDIFGLLGKASRLVLDAIGFYLNLRSSPFTEILDNVPLRSNEVSSSVLSVCCYARPSFHHHHNLAEDEQLLLYSDHDHQLDKSLISFVKSDKAGLHVRDMHGQWILVDVDLGPQEAVVYPGLALYQATAGYVSPAVYRTDFNSMQGSIEGRFSLAFKLMPKSMTNLSCSEMRAAGHGVDAQFLIPVSVDDFMQRPHSNDELFNRQTLQSFTVPQSQDGSMKQMKKRKKSDSRLKPLPPSKRLRLEAQRVLKERVQEIADKKGIKLRFCNPKDCESNHNTMNSPCAHIKMEIGWPQGVPFVHPHDLPNKAKIGFLETYEPGWSETHYMELSLSEAAQGNQHVT